GCGCCGCCTGCGGCGTCGCCGAACGCGGTCAGGAGCGAGATCGCCTTGCCGACAGACCCGCCGTCAGGAGTGCTGTGCTCAAGAGTGGGGACTGATACGTCTAATGGTCGTGCCCTCATACCAATACCGTACGCCGTTGATGTGTGCTGCGCCACCCCCAACTTCGGAACCGGTGCCACAGAGGCGCGGGGCCAGCCAGGAAGTGGCCGGTCAGGCGCCGGCACGTGTCGTGGCTGGCGTGTCGACGTGGCCCTCGACGGCGTCGAGCATGTCGCGCAGGGTGCGGGTGAGCGCGCTGACCTTGCGGCCGGAGAGCTGACTGATGATCGCGGACTCGACGGCGTGGAACTCGGGATGGACCTGCTCCGTCAGCGCGGTGCCCTTGTCGGTCAGGCGGAGCCGGACCAGGCGACGGTCCCGCTGGTCGCCCTCCCGGAGGAGCAGCCCTCGGCCCTCGAGGGTCTTCACTACCCCGGTCAGCGTGGCCTTCGAGACGTCGGCGCACTCGGCGACGTGTCGGGTCTCGACGCCGTCCGAGTTCCACACGACGGCGAGGACGATGAACCCGGTCCAGGTCAGGTCGTATCGGCGCAGGACGCGGTTGGTGAGCTCGGAGCGGACTGCGTTGGCCACTCGGAAGAGGTCGGACAACGGGCTGGCGGCAGCGAAGTCAAAGGGCGAGTTGCCGACCTGGCCGTTCATGCGGGCTCAGTTTCCGCGGGCGGTCGGAAGGGGCATCTGGCCATCCAAGTCCGGGCGTCGGGAGCTGGGAAGCGTGACGTTCCACGCCCCAGAACCGCGCGGGTTTCGGTGGAGACCGGACGAGGCGGACCGCACGTGGCGTTCCGCGGTCCGGCACAGCGTCCTGGCCACGGCGGGCCGGGCCGTGCTCCAGTGGGTGTTGCCAGACAGTCGGTGCCGGGCGTGACGAGGCTCGGCTACGGTGTGGGCGACGTACAACTGAACACCGGCCGTTCGAAGCCGAAGCAGGAGAGCCCCCGTCTGGCCTGATGGGTCGGGACGGGGCGCCGTAGGAGCAACTCTCCCCGAGAAACTCTCAGGCCCCATCACTGCTCGCGCGAGGCAACTCTGGAAAGTCAGGACCCGTGTCCTGCGCCCACGGTGCAAGCCGCTCGTCGCGGTGAAGCTCTCAGGCACCCATGACAGAGCGGGGAGGCAAGCGAAGCAGGGTGCAGTGCACCCTCGACGACGGGAGCCTCCGTGTCCTCGAACGACCCCACCCCTTTCGGGACCCCCTTCAGCGAGCGCCACATCGGCAGCGACGCTGCCGCGCAGGCGAAGATGCTGGCCGAGATCGGCTACTCGAGCCTCGACGACCTGATGGCCGCAGCGGTGCCGGCCGGCATCGTGTCGCCGGAGCCGCTCCGGCTCCCGCCCGCGGCCAGCGAGGCCGAGGCGCTCGCAGAGCTGGCCGCGCTGGCGGGCCGCAACGACGTCGGCGTGGCGATGATCGGCTGCGGCTACCACCCGACCATCACGCCCCCGGTGATCCGCCGCAACCTGCTGGAGGCGCCGGCCTGGTACACGGCGTACACGCCCTACCAGCCGGAGATCAGCCAGGGTCGGCTCGAGGCCCTGCTCAACTTCCAGACCGTCGTCGGCGACCTCACCGGCCTGCCGACGGCCAACGCCTCGCTGCTCGACGAGGCCACGGCCGTGGTCGAGGCGATCCTGCTGATGCGCCGAGCGTCGCGGTCGAAGTCCCCGCGGGTGCTCGTCGACGCGGACACGTTGCCGCAGACGCTCGCCGTCATCGGCACCCGCGCCGAGGCGGTCGGGCTCGAGGTCGAGCTCGTGGACCTGGACGGGCCGCTCCCGGAGGGCGACTTCTTCGGCCTGCTGGCGTCGTACCCCGGCTGCTCGGGGGAGGTCCGCGACCTGCGCCCGCTCGCCGACGACGCACATGGCCGGGGCGCCGCGGTGGCGGTCACCTGCGACCCGCTCGCGCTGACCCTGCTCACGCCGCCCGGCGAGATCGGCGCCGACATCGCGGTCGGGTCGACGCAGCGGCTCGGCGTCCCGATGTTCTACGGCGGCCCGCACGCCGCCTTCATCGCCGTGCGCGAGGGCCTCGAGCGGCACCTGCCGGGCCGCCTCGTCGGTGTCTCGATCGACGCGTCCGGACAGCCGGCGTACCGCCTCGCGCTGCAGACCCGCGAGCAGCACATCCGCCGCGACAAGGCGACGTCGAACATCTGCACCGCGCAGGTGCTGCTGGCGATCACCGCCGGGATGTACGCCGTTTACCACGGGCCCGACGGCCTGCGCCGGATCGCCGGCCAGGTTCACGCCCGCACCGCCGAGATCGCCTCCGAGCTGGAGGTGCGCGGCGTGCGGCGGGTCAACCGGCACTTCTTCGACACCGTCGTCGTCGAGGTCGCGGACGCCGTTGCCGTCGTCGCCCGCGCCCGCGCCGCCGGCATCCTGCTGCGCCCGGTCGACGCCACGCACGTCGGCATCACCTGCTCCGAGATCACCACCGCCGAGCACGTCGCGACCGTCGTCGACGCCGTCGAGCCCCGGACCGACGGTGGCGTCATGGTCCAGGTGGGCACCGGGATCCCCGCGGCGCTGCGTCGTACCTCCGCCTTCCTCGAGCACCCGGTCTTCCACCGGCACCGCTCCGAGACCGCGATGCTGCGCTACCTGCGGGCGCTCTCCGACAAGGACTACGCGCTGGACCGCGGCATGATCCCGCTCGGCTCCTGCACGATGAAGCTCAACGCCACCGCGGAGATGGAGCCCATCTCGTGGCCCGGCTTCGCCGACATGCACCCGCTCGCCCCGCTCGAGGACGTCGCCGGCTACCGCGTGCTCGTCGAGCAGCTCGAGGAGTGGCTGGCCGAGATCACCGGGTACGCCGCCGTGTCGATCCAGCCCAACGCGGGCTCGCAGGGCGAGCTCGCCGGCCTGCTCGCGATCCGCGCGTACCACCACGACCGTGGTGAGGCGCGGCGCGACGTCTGCCTGATCCCGTCCAGCGCGCACGGCACCAACGCCGCCTCCGCGGTGCTCGCCGGCTTCCGGGTCGTCGTGGTGGCCTCCCGCGAGGACGGAACCGTCGACCTCGACGACCTGGCCGCGAAGTGCGCCGAGCACACCGACCGGCTCGCCGCGGTGATGGTCACCTACCCCTCCACCCACGGCGTCTACGAGACCGGCATCACCGACCTCTGCGACCTGGTGCACCGCCACGGCGGCCAGGTGTACGTCGACGGTGCCAACCTCAACGCCCTCGTCGGCATCGCCCGGCCGGGCACGTTCGGCGGCGACGTCTCGCACCTGAACCTGCACAAGACCTTCGCCATCCCGCACGGCGGGGGCGGCCCGGGGGTCGGCCCGGTCGCGGTCGCGGCCCACCTGGCGCCGTACCTGCCGAGCCACCCGCTGCACCCGGTCCCGGAGCAGCGCGTGGGCATCGGCCCGATCAGCGCGGCGCCGTACGGTTCGGCGGGCGTCCTGCCGATCGCGTGGGCCTACGTGCGGATGATGGGCGCCGACGGCCTGCGCCGCGCGACCCAGACCGCGGTGCTGGGGGCGAACTACCTCGCGCACCGGCTCGCGCCTCACTTCCCGCTGCTCTACACCGCGGAGAACGGCCTGGTCGCGCACGAGTGCATCGTCGACCTGCGCCCGCTCACCGCCGAGACCGGCGTGAGCGTCGACGACGTCGCGAAGCGGCTCATCGACCACGGCTTCCACGCGCCGACCATGAGCTTCCCCGTCCCGGGCACGCTGATGATCGAGCCCACCGAGTCCGAGGACCTCGCCGAGCTCGACCGGTTCGTCGCGGCGATGGTCGCGATCCGCGGCGAGATCGACGCCGTCGCCGCCGGCCGCTGGAGCGCGGAGGACAGCCCGCTGCGGCACGCCCCGCACACGGCCGCCTGCCTCGTCGAGGAGTGGACGGCGCCGTACACGCGCGAGGAGGCGGTCTTCCCGTCCGGCACCCCCGCGGGCAAGTACTGGCCGCCGGTTCGCCGCATCGAGCAGGCCTACGGCGACCGGAACCTCGTCTGCTCGTGCCCGCCGATCTCCGACTTCGAGAACTGACCACCCCACCCACGCCACCACCTAGGAGCACTGCCGTGTCCTCTCGAACCACCCCGCTGCACGAGGTCCATGCCGGCCTGGGGGCGAGCTTCACCGACTTCGCCGGCTGGCAGATGCCGGTCCGCTACAGCTCGGAGCTCGCCGAGCACCGCGCCGTCCGCACGACCGCGGGACTCTTCGACCTCACCCACATGGGCGAGATCGAGCTGACCGGGCCGGGCGCCGGCGCCGCGCTCGACCACGCCCTCGTCGGCCGCCCGTCGGCGATCGGCGTCGGCCGGGCGCGCTACTCGATGATCTGCGCCGAGGACGGCGGCATCATCGACGACCTCGTCGTCTACCGCCTGGCCGACGAGCACTACCTCGTCGTCGCCAACGCCAGCAACGTCGCCGTCGTCGCGCCGGAGATCGCCGCCCGGGCCGAGGGGTACGACGTCACGGTCCGCGACACGTCCGCCGACTGGGCGCTGCTGGCGGTCCAGGGGCCCGCGTCCGCCGCGATCATCGCCGCGCTGACCGAGCTCGACGTGCCGTCGCTGAAGTACTACGCCATCGACGCCGGCACGGTCGCTGCCGCTGACGGCGCGGTCGAGGTCCTCCTCGCGCGCACCGGCTACACCGGCGAGGACGGCTTCGAGGTCTACTGCCGCCCGGCCGACGCCCCCGCCGTCTGGGCCGCTCTGGCGCAGGCGGGGGAGGCCCACGGCCTGGTCCCCGCCGGGCTCGCCTGCCGCGACACGCTGCGCCTGGAGGCGGGCATGCCGCTCTACGGCCACGAGCTGAGCCGCGACACCACGCCGTACGAGGCGAACCTGGGCCGCGTCGTCGTGCTCGACAAGCCCGGCGGCTTCGTCGGCCAGGACGCGTTGGCGAAGCGCAAGGAGGAGGGCCCGGCCCGGGTGCTCGTCGGCCTGGTCTCGACCGGCCGCCGCTCGCCGCGCGCGGGCTACCCGGTCGTCGACCCGGCGACCGGCGCCGAGGTCGGCGAGGTCACCAGCGGCGCCCCGTCGCCGACCCTGGAGAAGCCGATCGCCATGGCCTACGTCCCGCCGCACCTCGCCGTACCCGGCACCCGCGTCGCCGTCTCCCTGCGCGGCACGCTCGAGGACGCCGACGTCTTCGAGCTCCCGTTCTACTCCCGCGCCCGCTGACCGCCCCTTCCCGCACCGACACCACCAGGAGCACCCGATGAGCAACCCCACCCACCTCCAGTACACCGCCGAGCACGAGTGGGTCGCCCTCGACGGCGAGACCGCCCGCGTCGGCGTCACCGCCTACGCCGCCGACGCCCTCGGCGACATCGTCTACGTCGACCTGCCGGCCGTCGGCGACACCGTCACCGCGGGCCAGACCTGCGGCGAGCTCGAGTCCACCAAGTCCGTCAGCGACCTCTACTCGCCGGTGACCGGCGAGGTCGTCGAGGTCAACAAGGACGTCGACAGCGACCCGAGCCTGGTCAACAGCGACCCCTTCGGCGAGGGCTGGCTCTTCGTCGTCAAGGTCACCGCGACCACGGACCTGCTCGACGCCGCGGCCTACGACGCGCTGCTGGAGGCCTGACATGCTCGACCAGCGACTGGTCGACTACGACCCCGACGTCCACGCGGCCATCTCCGCCGAGCTGGCCCGCCAGCAGTCCACCCTCGAGCTGATCGCGTCGGAGAACTTCGCCCCCGTCGCCGTCATGGAGGCGCAGGGCTCGGTCCTGACCAACAAGTACGCCGAGGGCTACCCCGGACGCCGCTACTACGGCGGCTGCGAGCACGTCGACGTCATCGAGCAGCTCGCGATCGACCGGGTCAAGGAGCTCTTCGGTGCCGAGGCCGCCAACGTGCAGCCCCACTCGGGCGCGCAGGCCAACGCGGCCGCGATGTTCGCGCTGCTCGACCCGGGCGACACGATCCTCGGTCTCGACCTCGCGCACGGCGGCCACCTGACCCACGGCATGCGGATCAACTTCTCCGGCAAGCTCTACGACGTCGTGGCCTACCACGTGGACGACCAGGACTTCCGGGTCGACATGGCCGAGGTCGAGCGGCTCGCGCTGGAGCACCGGCCGAAGCTGATCGTGGCCGGCTGGTCGGCGTACCCGCGCCAGCTGGACTTCGCGGAGTTCCGCCGCATCGCCGACCTCGTCGGTGCCTACCTCATGGTCGACATGGCGCACTTCGCCGGCCTGGTGGCCACCGGGCTGCACCCGAGCCCGGTGCCCTACGCCGACATCGTCACCACGACCACGCACAAGACCCTCGGCGGTCCGCGTGGCGGCGTGATCCTGAGCAAGGCCGAGCTGGCGAAGAAGATCAACAGTGCGGTGTTCCCCGGCCAGCAGGGCGGTCCGCTCGAGCACGTCGTCGCGGCGAAGGCGGTGGCCTTCAAGATGGCGGCCTCGCCCGAGTTCAAGGAGCGGCAGGAGCGCACCCTCGAGGGCGCCCGGATCATCGCCGAGCGGCTCACCCAGCCGGACGTCGCCGAGGCCGGGGTGTCCGTGCTCACCGGCGGCACCGAGGTGCACCTGGTGCTCGTCGACCTGCGTGACTCCGCGCTCGACGGGCAGCAGGCCGAGGACCGGCTGCACTCCATCGGGCTGACGGTCAACCGCAACGCGGTGCCCTTCGACCCGCGCCCGCCGATGGTGACCTCCGGCCTGCGGATCGGTACGCCGGCCCTGGCCACCCGCGGGTTCGGCGCGGAGGCCTTCGCGGAGGTCGCCGACGTCATCGCCGAGGCGCTCAAGCCGTCGTACGACGAGGGAGTGGCCGCGAAGCTGCGCGACCGCGTCGCGGCCCTCGCCGCCGCGCACCCGCTCTACGCGGGCCGGTGACGGCCGTCGTGCCGGAGGGGCGCAGGCTCCTCCGGCTGGAGGTCCGCAACGCGGAGACGCCGATCGAGCGGAAGCCGTCGTGGATCCGCACGAAGGCGACGATGGGTCCGGAGTACCGGTCGCTGCAGAAGCTGGTGAAGTCCGAGGGGCTGCACACGGTCTGCCAGGAGGCCGGGTGCCCGAACATCTTCGAGTGCTGGGAGGACCGCGAGGCGACCTTCCTCATCGGTGGCGACCAGTGCACGCGCCGCTGTGACTTCTGCCAGATCGACACCGGCAAGCCCCAGCCGCTGGACCGCGACGAGCCGCGCCGGGTGGCGGAGTCGGTGCAGCAGATGGAGCTCAAGTACGCCACCATCACCGGCGTCGCCCGCGACGACCTCCCGGACGGTGGGGCGTGGCTGTACGCCGAGACGGTGCGTGCGATCCACGAGCTCACTGCTGACAACGAGGGGGGCGCCACGGGGGTGGAGAACCTGATCCCCGACTTCAACGGCCGTCCCGAGCTGCTGGCCGAGGTGTTCGAGTCGCGCCCGGAGGTGCTGGCCCACAACGTGGAGACCGTGCCGCGGATCTTCAAGCGGATCCGCCCCGCGTTCCGGTACGACCGTTCGCTCGACGTGCTGACCCAGGCCCGGGCGTTCGGGCTGGTCACCAAGTCGAACCTGATCCTCGGCATGGGCGAGACCCGCGACGAGGTCTCCCAGGCCCTGCGCGACCTGCACGAGGCGGGTTGCGAGCTGGTGACGATCACCCAGTACCTGCGTCCCTCGCCGCGCCACCACCCCGTGGAGCGGTGGGTCAAGCCCGAGGAGTTCGTCGAGCTCGCCGCCGAGGCCGAGGAGATCGGGTTCGCGGGAGTCCTCTCGGGACCGCTGGTCCGTTCGTCGTACCGGGCCGGACGGCTCCACCGGCAGGCGATCGAGCGCCGGGGTGCGACGTGCCGCTAAGCACCTTCGACCTCTACTCCATCGGCATCGGCCCCTCGTCGTCGCACACCGTCGGGCCGATGCGGGCCGCGAAGACCTTCGCCGACGGGCTGGCCGCCGACGGCCTGCTCGACGCCACCCTGCGCGTGAAGGCCGAGCTGTTCGGTTCCCTCGGCGCCACCGGGCACGGTCACGGCTCCGAGGGGGCCGTCGTGCTCGGGCTCGAGGGGGAGCAGCCGGCGACCGTGGACGTCGTCGCCGCGCGAGGCCGGCTCGACGTCGTACGACGCGACCAGACGATCGAGCTCGCCGGCAGGCGGACCGTCCGCTTCGACGCCGCCGACGACCTCGTCCTGCACCGCCGCCGGTCGCTCCCGGCCCACCCCAACGGGATGACCTTCACGGCGTACGGCATCGAGGGCGCCATCCGCGAGCGCACCTACTACTCGGTCGGCGGCGGCTTCGTCGTCGACGAGGACGCGGTCGGCGCGGATCGCGTGGTGGTCGACCGGACGGAGATCCGGTACCCGTTCACGACGGGCGCCGAGCTGCTCGCGATCTGTGAGGACACGGGCCTCCGGGTCAGCGACGTGATGCTCGCCAACGAGCTGTCGTGGCGCACCGAGGCCGAGGTCCGGACCGGGCTGCTGGAGATCTGGGCGGTCATGCAGGAGTGCGTCCGCGCGGGCTGCAGCGCCGAGGGCGTGCTCCCGGGCGGGCTCAAGGTGCCGCGGCGCGCCCCCGGCCTGTACGCCGACCTCGGCGCCCGGGCCGAGGGCGGCGACCCGCTCGACGTCATCGACTGGGTCAACCTGTTCGCGCTCGCGGTCAACGAGGAGAACGCCTCCGGCGGCCGCGTCGTCACCGCACCCACCAACGGCGCTGCGGGGATCATCCCGGCGGTGCTGCACTACTACACGCGCTTCGTCCCCGGCGCGGACGACGACGGCGTGGTGCGCTTCCTGCTCACCGCCGCCGCGGTCGGGATCCTGTTCAAGGAGAACGCCTCGATCTCCGGGGCCGAGGTCGGCTGCCAGGGCGAGGTCGGCTCGGCCTGCGCGATGGCCGCGGGAGCGCTCTGCGAGGTCCTCGGCGGTACGCCGACCCAGGTCGAGAACGCCGCCGAGGTGGGCATCGAGCACAACCTCGGCCTCACCTGCGACCCGGTCGGCGGACTGGTCCAGATCCCCTGCATCGAGCGCAACGCCATCGCGTCGGTGAAGGCCATCAACGCCGCACGCCTGGCGATCAACGGGACCGGTCACCACAAGGTGTCGCTCGACAAGGCCATCAAGACCATGCGCGACACCGGTCGCGACATGCACGTGAAGTACAAGGAGACCTCCCGCGGAGGTCTCGCCGTCAACGTCATCGAGTGTTGAGAGACCTCGGTCGCCGCGCATTCGTCGCATCACTGAGAGAAGAGGCGCATGAACGATGTGAAACCTGGTCCGCGAGTTCTCGTCATCCAGCCTGATCGGGCCGATCCATTGGATCGGTTCGAAGCGTGGCTGCAGGGCTTAGGAGTGCAGCTCACCATTGTGCAGCCGTTCAGCGGACACGAGGTGCCGAGCACGTTGGACGCTGACGGCCTGATCGTCCTGGGCGGCAAGATGGGTGCGTACGAGGACGCGGCATATCCATGGCTCGAGGACATCCGAGCGCTTCAGCGCGACGCTGTGGCGCAGGGTGCTCCCACCTTGGGGATCTGCCTCGGCGGACAGCTCCTGTCCCAGGCCTTCGGTGGCAAGGTCGTGCTCGGGAATGAGGGCGTCGAGGCCGGAGTGGTCACGGTGCGGACCTCCGGAGCTGTCCTCGATGATCCGCTCCTGCACGGCTTTGGCCCCGAGTTCCCCGTGGCGTCGATGCACGGCGACATGATCGCCGCGCTACCGGACGACGCGGTTCTGCTCGGATCGTCCGAGGACTACCCTCACCAGGCCTTCCGGATCGCTGACTGCGCCTGGGGGCTCCAGTTCCATCCCGAGATCGCACCCACGACCTACGCCGTCTGGGCCGGCATCTTCAGCAGCCCCGATCCGGAGGAGATGCGCAAGGTGGCCGAGGGTGTCGAGGAACTGTTTGAGGCAGACCCGTCGGTACGCCGAACGTCCGCAGTGATCGCAACTCGCTTCGCTCAACTGGTCGGGGCGAGCGCCGGGCGGATCAGCTAGCGGTCAGCTGCTGGATGTGGTCGAGGCGGTCGTAGTGGGCGCGCTTTTCGATGATGAGCCCGTCGGCGAAGGTGAACATGTTGAGCATGGACATACGTAGGTGCCGTCCCGTGGGCTGCACTCCGTAGTACTCGCCAACGTGCTCGCCTTCGACGATCACCAGAGCGGCAACCTTGTCGCCCTCGGCAACCAGCGTCTCGACCGTCATGGTCATGTGGGCAAAGGCATCGAGATGGCCCTGCTCCGCCGCCATGAAACCCTGCGCGCCGGGCCGCGGCGTGTCCAGCTGACCGTAGAAGACGAAATCTCCGTGGCACATGGCACTGGCAGTGTCGAAGTCCGCACTGACGAGCGCAGCATAGAAGGCGCGCACGCATTGCTTGTTGTGCTCGGTCGCTGAACTCATCCGGGGATCCTCGTCCTCTCTCCAGGGCGTTCCCAGCCAACCGCGACGGCAGCGCGCACGGCCAGTCCGGATGTCGTACCGGCGGCGCCCCGGGTACACCTAGTCGGTCGGATCCTCGGCGGGGCGGAACCAGTGCCGAAACCCTTGGACCAGTTGCCCGGGTCCCGTGAAGCGGATCTCGCCGGCGGCGATTGTCTGCTCGCAGACGCGGCGGCCGTGCCAGAGATCGTCCAGCACGACCGGACTGGTCTGGACCAGGAGATCGACATCGGCCTCGGGGCCGTCGACCGAGGAGCGCACGTGTCTACGCTCGGCATGGAGCCAGCCTCGGGAATGCACGTGCTGGGGGAACTGGAACTCGATGCAGACCTTGGGCTGGGGGAGCGAGGTGACCTGAAGGCTCCGCTGCAGGCCGACCAGGAGCGCCGGCACTCCGACGGGTGTCTCCGGCGACAGCTGCCAGGTGCTGGCCCAGGACCCCATCGCCGCCAGAACATCGCGCAGCGCCATTCCCGAGGGAGTGAGAACGTACTCGTGCCAGTTGGTGCCCTGGACGGGCTGTTTGAGCGCTACGCCCATTCGCTCGAGATTGCGCAGTCGTGCGGCGAGCATCGATCGCGACAGCGTGGGTAGGCCACGGTGAATCTCGTTGAAACGACGCGCACCGCCGAGCATCTCGTGCACGACCATCAGCGTCCACCTGTCGCCGAGCAGCCGGGTGCCGGCCGAGATCGCGCAGAACTCGGTCGCCGGCACGCCCAGCGGATGGTGATCGGTCGTGATGCTCATTGGCTACGCCCCCGTGTGGCTCGAGCGTGCATGGGAGTTCCAGTGGACAGCAGGACTCGCAACGCCGTCAACGGCAATCGGGGTTCGAGCAGCCTGAGGTTCCACGGTGCGGAATCCGAGGCCGATGGCCGCCCGAGTGGTACGGGATCGGGACTCGTGGCGGGCGCGGGACCGTGCGACGCTCGCTGCATGTCCGCGCTGACTAAGGTGGCCGACGGAGTGCATGTCGGCGCCCTCTTCCCTCGCAATGTCTTCAACACCGTGGTCCTCGACGGACCGGACGGCGACGTCGTCATCGACGCAGGTCCGCCCTGGTCGCGACGCCGCTTCG
Above is a genomic segment from Nocardioides aromaticivorans containing:
- the gcvP gene encoding aminomethyl-transferring glycine dehydrogenase, which encodes MSSNDPTPFGTPFSERHIGSDAAAQAKMLAEIGYSSLDDLMAAAVPAGIVSPEPLRLPPAASEAEALAELAALAGRNDVGVAMIGCGYHPTITPPVIRRNLLEAPAWYTAYTPYQPEISQGRLEALLNFQTVVGDLTGLPTANASLLDEATAVVEAILLMRRASRSKSPRVLVDADTLPQTLAVIGTRAEAVGLEVELVDLDGPLPEGDFFGLLASYPGCSGEVRDLRPLADDAHGRGAAVAVTCDPLALTLLTPPGEIGADIAVGSTQRLGVPMFYGGPHAAFIAVREGLERHLPGRLVGVSIDASGQPAYRLALQTREQHIRRDKATSNICTAQVLLAITAGMYAVYHGPDGLRRIAGQVHARTAEIASELEVRGVRRVNRHFFDTVVVEVADAVAVVARARAAGILLRPVDATHVGITCSEITTAEHVATVVDAVEPRTDGGVMVQVGTGIPAALRRTSAFLEHPVFHRHRSETAMLRYLRALSDKDYALDRGMIPLGSCTMKLNATAEMEPISWPGFADMHPLAPLEDVAGYRVLVEQLEEWLAEITGYAAVSIQPNAGSQGELAGLLAIRAYHHDRGEARRDVCLIPSSAHGTNAASAVLAGFRVVVVASREDGTVDLDDLAAKCAEHTDRLAAVMVTYPSTHGVYETGITDLCDLVHRHGGQVYVDGANLNALVGIARPGTFGGDVSHLNLHKTFAIPHGGGGPGVGPVAVAAHLAPYLPSHPLHPVPEQRVGIGPISAAPYGSAGVLPIAWAYVRMMGADGLRRATQTAVLGANYLAHRLAPHFPLLYTAENGLVAHECIVDLRPLTAETGVSVDDVAKRLIDHGFHAPTMSFPVPGTLMIEPTESEDLAELDRFVAAMVAIRGEIDAVAAGRWSAEDSPLRHAPHTAACLVEEWTAPYTREEAVFPSGTPAGKYWPPVRRIEQAYGDRNLVCSCPPISDFEN
- a CDS encoding L-serine ammonia-lyase encodes the protein MPLSTFDLYSIGIGPSSSHTVGPMRAAKTFADGLAADGLLDATLRVKAELFGSLGATGHGHGSEGAVVLGLEGEQPATVDVVAARGRLDVVRRDQTIELAGRRTVRFDAADDLVLHRRRSLPAHPNGMTFTAYGIEGAIRERTYYSVGGGFVVDEDAVGADRVVVDRTEIRYPFTTGAELLAICEDTGLRVSDVMLANELSWRTEAEVRTGLLEIWAVMQECVRAGCSAEGVLPGGLKVPRRAPGLYADLGARAEGGDPLDVIDWVNLFALAVNEENASGGRVVTAPTNGAAGIIPAVLHYYTRFVPGADDDGVVRFLLTAAAVGILFKENASISGAEVGCQGEVGSACAMAAGALCEVLGGTPTQVENAAEVGIEHNLGLTCDPVGGLVQIPCIERNAIASVKAINAARLAINGTGHHKVSLDKAIKTMRDTGRDMHVKYKETSRGGLAVNVIEC
- a CDS encoding type 1 glutamine amidotransferase, with the translated sequence MNDVKPGPRVLVIQPDRADPLDRFEAWLQGLGVQLTIVQPFSGHEVPSTLDADGLIVLGGKMGAYEDAAYPWLEDIRALQRDAVAQGAPTLGICLGGQLLSQAFGGKVVLGNEGVEAGVVTVRTSGAVLDDPLLHGFGPEFPVASMHGDMIAALPDDAVLLGSSEDYPHQAFRIADCAWGLQFHPEIAPTTYAVWAGIFSSPDPEEMRKVAEGVEELFEADPSVRRTSAVIATRFAQLVGASAGRIS
- the gcvT gene encoding glycine cleavage system aminomethyltransferase GcvT translates to MSSRTTPLHEVHAGLGASFTDFAGWQMPVRYSSELAEHRAVRTTAGLFDLTHMGEIELTGPGAGAALDHALVGRPSAIGVGRARYSMICAEDGGIIDDLVVYRLADEHYLVVANASNVAVVAPEIAARAEGYDVTVRDTSADWALLAVQGPASAAIIAALTELDVPSLKYYAIDAGTVAAADGAVEVLLARTGYTGEDGFEVYCRPADAPAVWAALAQAGEAHGLVPAGLACRDTLRLEAGMPLYGHELSRDTTPYEANLGRVVVLDKPGGFVGQDALAKRKEEGPARVLVGLVSTGRRSPRAGYPVVDPATGAEVGEVTSGAPSPTLEKPIAMAYVPPHLAVPGTRVAVSLRGTLEDADVFELPFYSRAR
- a CDS encoding ester cyclase — encoded protein: MSSATEHNKQCVRAFYAALVSADFDTASAMCHGDFVFYGQLDTPRPGAQGFMAAEQGHLDAFAHMTMTVETLVAEGDKVAALVIVEGEHVGEYYGVQPTGRHLRMSMLNMFTFADGLIIEKRAHYDRLDHIQQLTAS
- a CDS encoding winged helix-turn-helix transcriptional regulator, which codes for MSITTDHHPLGVPATEFCAISAGTRLLGDRWTLMVVHEMLGGARRFNEIHRGLPTLSRSMLAARLRNLERMGVALKQPVQGTNWHEYVLTPSGMALRDVLAAMGSWASTWQLSPETPVGVPALLVGLQRSLQVTSLPQPKVCIEFQFPQHVHSRGWLHAERRHVRSSVDGPEADVDLLVQTSPVVLDDLWHGRRVCEQTIAAGEIRFTGPGQLVQGFRHWFRPAEDPTD
- the lipA gene encoding lipoyl synthase, coding for MTAVVPEGRRLLRLEVRNAETPIERKPSWIRTKATMGPEYRSLQKLVKSEGLHTVCQEAGCPNIFECWEDREATFLIGGDQCTRRCDFCQIDTGKPQPLDRDEPRRVAESVQQMELKYATITGVARDDLPDGGAWLYAETVRAIHELTADNEGGATGVENLIPDFNGRPELLAEVFESRPEVLAHNVETVPRIFKRIRPAFRYDRSLDVLTQARAFGLVTKSNLILGMGETRDEVSQALRDLHEAGCELVTITQYLRPSPRHHPVERWVKPEEFVELAAEAEEIGFAGVLSGPLVRSSYRAGRLHRQAIERRGATCR
- the glyA gene encoding serine hydroxymethyltransferase, yielding MLDQRLVDYDPDVHAAISAELARQQSTLELIASENFAPVAVMEAQGSVLTNKYAEGYPGRRYYGGCEHVDVIEQLAIDRVKELFGAEAANVQPHSGAQANAAAMFALLDPGDTILGLDLAHGGHLTHGMRINFSGKLYDVVAYHVDDQDFRVDMAEVERLALEHRPKLIVAGWSAYPRQLDFAEFRRIADLVGAYLMVDMAHFAGLVATGLHPSPVPYADIVTTTTHKTLGGPRGGVILSKAELAKKINSAVFPGQQGGPLEHVVAAKAVAFKMAASPEFKERQERTLEGARIIAERLTQPDVAEAGVSVLTGGTEVHLVLVDLRDSALDGQQAEDRLHSIGLTVNRNAVPFDPRPPMVTSGLRIGTPALATRGFGAEAFAEVADVIAEALKPSYDEGVAAKLRDRVAALAAAHPLYAGR
- the gcvH gene encoding glycine cleavage system protein GcvH, which translates into the protein MSNPTHLQYTAEHEWVALDGETARVGVTAYAADALGDIVYVDLPAVGDTVTAGQTCGELESTKSVSDLYSPVTGEVVEVNKDVDSDPSLVNSDPFGEGWLFVVKVTATTDLLDAAAYDALLEA
- a CDS encoding MarR family winged helix-turn-helix transcriptional regulator, with the protein product MNGQVGNSPFDFAAASPLSDLFRVANAVRSELTNRVLRRYDLTWTGFIVLAVVWNSDGVETRHVAECADVSKATLTGVVKTLEGRGLLLREGDQRDRRLVRLRLTDKGTALTEQVHPEFHAVESAIISQLSGRKVSALTRTLRDMLDAVEGHVDTPATTRAGA